A genome region from Hevea brasiliensis isolate MT/VB/25A 57/8 chromosome 7, ASM3005281v1, whole genome shotgun sequence includes the following:
- the LOC110643964 gene encoding FCS-Like Zinc finger 6 has translation MLLRKRPRPPIRRTTSVSGITVDLPNVDAVEMPSSDDHGSNQNHQMIGDPHHALVGTEEECLSYYNNYYNMSGFDGNSNGLYDQRFLPTMLSPRNNQRRSSGDFLETAHFLRTCGLCKRRLAHGKDIYMYRGDTAFCSVECREQQMKNDERKEKLSGVVIMASKKEDHHASPSTTSSSSKAAAAAAASRKSETLAAA, from the exons ATGCTGCTAAGAAAGCGTCCTCGTCCACCCATCAGAAGAACTACAAGTGTGTCCGGCATCACCGTTGATCTTCCCAACGTGGATGCAGTGGAGATGCCGTCGTCCGATGATCATGGGAGTAACCAAAACCACCAGATGATCGGAGATCCTCATCATGCACTGGTGGGAACTGAGGAAGAGTGTCTAAGTTATTATAACAACTACTACAACATGAGTGGTTTTGATGGTAATAGTAATGGCTTATATGATCAGCGTTTCTTGCCAACCATGCTGTCTCCAAGGAATAACCAAAGGAGAAGCTCTGGTGATTTCTTGGAAACTGCTCATTTCTTGAGGACTTGTGGCCTTTGTAAACGCCGGTTGGCTCATGGGAAAGATATTTACATGtacag AGGGGATACAGCTTTTTGTAGTGTAGAGTGCAGAGAACAACAGATGAAGAatgatgagagaaaagaaaagttgagtggtgttgttattatggcatcaaagaaagaagatcaCCATGCATCACCATCCACAACATCATCAAGCTCCAAGgcggctgctgctgctgctgcttctaGGAAAAGTGAGACTCTGGCTGCTGCTTGA